One Bacteroidota bacterium genomic window carries:
- a CDS encoding YihA family ribosome biogenesis GTP-binding protein, which yields MKINSVEFLKSSSKTEQCPEDGKPEYAFVGRSNVGKSSLINALTGRKNLALTSAKPGKTRLINHYNVDNTWYLVDLPGYGYAQVSKKDREAFDKLIRHYLLERASLMCLFLLIDSRHPPLKPDTEFITWLAETGVPFVLVFTKSDKLSANQLEIALTEYKAQLTENWEELPRIFVTSAEKGTGLSEILDFIGQANQTHFTSGA from the coding sequence ATGAAAATAAACAGTGTTGAGTTCCTGAAAAGCAGTTCGAAAACCGAACAATGCCCCGAAGACGGTAAACCCGAGTATGCTTTTGTGGGCCGGTCAAACGTTGGTAAGTCCTCATTAATCAATGCGCTTACCGGACGAAAAAATCTTGCCCTTACCTCAGCAAAACCAGGAAAAACAAGACTTATCAACCATTACAATGTCGACAACACCTGGTACCTGGTCGATTTACCTGGCTATGGTTATGCACAGGTATCGAAAAAAGACCGCGAAGCATTCGACAAGCTCATTCGCCATTACCTGCTCGAACGTGCCAGCCTGATGTGCCTCTTTTTGCTGATCGATAGCAGGCACCCGCCCTTAAAGCCCGATACGGAGTTCATTACATGGCTTGCTGAAACAGGAGTTCCATTTGTATTGGTGTTTACCAAATCAGATAAATTATCAGCCAACCAGCTTGAAATAGCCTTGACTGAATACAAAGCGCAGTTAACAGAAAACTGGGAGGAATTACCTCGGATTTTTGTTACCTCAGCCGAAAAGGGAACCGGCCTTTCAGAAATTCTTGATTTTATCGGAC
- a CDS encoding class I mannose-6-phosphate isomerase, translating to MNELYPLRFRPIIKDKIWGGSKLKNLLHKKEATEKSGESWEISGVEGDISEVANGFLAGNSLDELIDVYMGDLVGQRVFEEFGNQFPLLIKYIDASDDLSIQVHPNDALAAERHQSFGKTEMWYVVQADSDARMLVGFNQAVDKTIYLDKLQNNQVLDIMNRDSVQLGDVYFIPAGRIHAIGKGCLVAEIQQTSDITYRIYDFDRRDEKGIARELHTAQALDAIDFSFSKEYKTPYKKKSNTATELVDCTYFQTNLLQLNDALERDMHEIDSFVIYLCVSGKAEIVTDNKVRTPIEKGETVMVPAEIGHYYIYASPAAELLEVYIGNPGE from the coding sequence ATGAATGAATTATACCCATTAAGGTTTCGCCCCATTATTAAAGACAAGATATGGGGAGGATCAAAATTAAAAAACTTATTGCATAAAAAGGAGGCTACTGAAAAATCGGGCGAAAGCTGGGAAATTTCTGGTGTGGAAGGCGATATATCGGAGGTAGCTAACGGTTTTCTGGCCGGCAACAGCCTCGATGAACTAATTGATGTGTATATGGGCGACCTGGTAGGCCAGAGGGTTTTTGAGGAATTCGGCAACCAGTTTCCATTACTGATTAAATACATCGATGCCAGTGACGATTTATCGATTCAAGTGCATCCCAACGATGCCCTGGCAGCCGAAAGGCATCAATCGTTTGGAAAAACAGAGATGTGGTATGTGGTTCAGGCCGACAGCGATGCACGTATGCTGGTAGGATTTAACCAGGCGGTCGATAAAACCATCTACCTCGATAAGCTTCAAAACAACCAGGTACTCGATATTATGAATCGTGACAGTGTGCAGCTGGGCGATGTGTATTTTATACCCGCCGGACGTATTCATGCAATAGGCAAGGGCTGTCTGGTAGCCGAGATACAGCAGACCTCCGATATCACCTATCGTATTTACGATTTCGATCGGCGCGACGAAAAAGGCATTGCACGCGAACTCCATACTGCTCAGGCATTGGATGCCATCGATTTTTCGTTTTCGAAGGAATACAAAACACCTTATAAAAAGAAGTCAAACACTGCCACAGAACTTGTTGATTGCACCTATTTCCAAACTAATCTGCTTCAACTGAACGATGCCCTTGAGCGCGACATGCACGAAATAGACTCTTTTGTTATTTACCTTTGTGTGTCGGGCAAGGCCGAAATTGTAACCGATAACAAAGTACGCACCCCAATAGAAAAAGGCGAGACCGTGATGGTGCCAGCCGAAATTGGCCACTATTATATTTATGCTTCTCCGGCAGCCGAGTTGCTGGAGGTTTATATCGGAAATCCTGGAGAATGA
- a CDS encoding 3'-5' exonuclease — protein sequence MYQSIPLKQILFIDIETVPLYENYSEAPARYKEFWEKKSNQFRGDESPETVYARAGIFAEFGKIVCISVGIVTGETQNPGFKLKSFAGDNEVDILSSFIDLLLRLEKKHPVYLCAHNGKEFDYPYLSRRLLINALPLPETLNNGGKKPWEIKHLDTLELWKFGDYKHYTSLDLLTYVFNIDSPKAEIDGSQVARVFYIEKDIEKIKRYCENDVIALMQIMMRYQGRPLIAPEFIQRSNIEVIEGNSAHPE from the coding sequence ATGTACCAATCCATTCCGCTTAAGCAAATTCTTTTCATTGACATCGAAACTGTACCACTTTACGAAAATTATTCCGAAGCACCTGCCCGCTACAAGGAATTCTGGGAGAAGAAATCGAATCAATTCCGTGGAGACGAATCGCCGGAAACGGTCTATGCCCGTGCCGGTATATTTGCCGAGTTTGGGAAAATTGTGTGTATCTCAGTCGGCATTGTTACCGGCGAAACTCAAAATCCAGGATTCAAACTAAAGTCTTTTGCCGGCGATAATGAGGTAGATATTCTCAGTTCATTTATCGATTTACTCCTGCGCCTGGAAAAAAAACATCCGGTGTATCTGTGTGCGCACAATGGCAAGGAGTTCGATTACCCCTATCTTTCCAGGCGCCTGCTTATCAACGCCCTGCCTTTGCCCGAAACACTCAACAATGGCGGTAAAAAACCATGGGAAATAAAACATCTCGACACCTTGGAATTGTGGAAATTTGGCGATTATAAGCATTACACCTCGCTCGACCTGCTTACCTATGTATTTAATATCGATAGTCCCAAGGCCGAAATTGATGGAAGTCAGGTAGCGCGCGTATTTTATATCGAAAAAGATATTGAAAAAATAAAAAGGTATTGCGAAAACGATGTAATAGCCCTGATGCAGATTATGATGCGATACCAGGGCAGGCCTTTAATAGCTCC